The sequence CTGATTATCATGCTGCTTGTAGTGATTTTTTAGGTGATTCTTGTGCTTTTCCTTGGCAAGTTCATACTTTATATTATCCAATTGAACTTAAGCATAAAAATAAATTTAAAGCTGTGGGTAAATTGTCCAAGCCATATAAATTTGTTTTTGTTGGTAGATTAGATGGTGATAAAGGAGTTGATATATTATTAAGAGCAATCAAGATTGTGCAAACCCAAAATTATCAATTTCAAGTTACGATTGTTGGAGATGGGGCACAAGCGAATCAACTTAAAGCATTAGCATCTGAATTAGATATTCTTAATAGCGTTAACTTTTTAGGTAAAATTCCCAATACAGAAGTAACTTCCAAAATAGAAGATGCTTTAGCTTTAGTTGTTCCTTCTCGTTGGCAAGAACCAGCAGGTTATGTTGTTTTAGAAGCATCTAGCGTGCAAACTTGCTCAATTGTTTCTAAAATGGGAGGATTACCAGAAGTAGCCGGACCTCATAATTTGTTTTTCGAGAATGAAGATGCACAAGGATTAGCCAACTGCATGAAAGAGTGCCTGGATAATCCGGAAAAAACTGTAGAGCGTGGCTTGTTATCCAGTGAATATGTAAGCAAGTACTTCTCTTCTCAAGGTGCTGCACAAGAATTCATGGATGTTTGTACTCAGCTAAGTCCCCAAACGTCGTAATAATCTATCGGTTAACTGTAATACTTGCAAACTTAAACTACACCCTCAGCTTAGTTGAGGGAGTTAAATTTAAATTTCAAGCTCTACAAAAATGTCGGGATGACTGGATTCGAACCAGCGGCCCCTTCGTCCCGAACGAAGTGCGCTACCAAGCTGCGCTACATCCCGGCAGTAGCCTTGCGGTTATTATCATATCACAGAATTTAAATAGAGAGGGGGTAGAGGGGGTAGAGTGGGAAGAAATTCATGTCAATTAACAACTAACCACTAACCACTAACCACTAACAACTAACCAAAATTGCGTTACCATAAATCCTGTATATCAACAAGTGGTAGGATTGTGACTGTAAAACCAGACTGGTTGCGGGTAAAGGCTCCTCAATGGGAACGTGTTGGGAATGTTAAGGAAACTCTGCGGGATTTATCGCTGAATACTGTTTGTGAGGAAGCATCTTGTCCGAATATTGGTGAGTGTTTCAAGGCAGGTACCGCTACGTTTTTAATTATGGGGCCTGCTTGTACTCGTGCTTGTCCTTACTGCGATATTGATTTTGAGAAAAAACCGCAACCTTTAGATCCTACGGAACCCTCGCGGTTAGCGGAAGCTGTTCGTCGAATGAAGTTGAATCATGTGGTGATTACTTCTGTAAACCGTGACGATTTACCTGATGAGGGAGCTTCCCAGTTTGTTCGCTGTATTGAAGCAGTACGTACTATTTCACCGAAGACTACTATTGAAGTTTTAATTCCCGATTTATGCGGTAATTGGGAAGCTTTGGAAATTATCCTTAAAGCGCAACCGGAAGTTCTTAATCACAATACAGAAACTGTTCCCCGGTTATATAAACGTACACGTCCCCAAGGTGATTATCAACGAACTTTGGAATTATTGAAGATATCCCGTCAAATTGCACCTTGGATTTATACTAAGTCTGGAATTATGGTTGGGCTTGGGGAAACCGATGAAGAAATTCGGCAAGTTATGCAAGATTTACGCGCTGTTGATTGCGATATTTTAACTATTGGACAATATTTACAACCTACTCAAAAGCATTTAAAAGTTGGTGATTTTATTCATCCCGAGCAGTTTGCAGGATGGAAGAAATATGGTGAAGAAATTGGTTTTTTACAAGTTGTTTCTTCTCCGTTGACAAGAAGTTCTTATCATGCAGAGCAGGTAAGAGAGTTGATGAAACAATATCCACGGGAGAAAACTTCGGAATTAATTTAATTTTTGACTAGAGCTTATAGCAAAAAGCCCCCCTTTTATAAGGGGGGTTGGGGGGATTTTTAACGTTTGCAAAAAACCAATTAATTATAAGCCCCCAACTCTATTAAATTAGCAATCCTTGCAGCAGTTAAACCCGTAACTCCTGTGATATTAACTTTTTCGGCATGGCGATCGCCTTGAAAAAATGCAACTATCTTACCCGCCTTAATATCCCAAAGTTGAATAATTTCGCTATCTCTACCTACAGCTAATAAATTAGAATCTTTACTAAAAGTAAGACTCCAAGGTGAAGAGAATTTTTCTTGTAATATGGCGATAGATTTATTCTTATTTATATCCCATACAGTTACAGTACCATCGTAGCTACCATAAGCGATAAAATTGCCATCATAACTAAAAGCCAGAGAAATAATTGGTTTACCAAAGTTTCCTAAAGTCTGTAAGCATTTAGCGCTATTTGTATCCCAAAGTTTGACAATACCGCTAGTATGTCCGCTAGCTAAAATTAAACCATTACAATTAAATTTAATAATATAAGAAGCTCTTTCTTGTATTGTTTGAAAACATTCTCCAGTTTCAACATTCCATAGTTTAATAATCGAATGACCACCACAACTAGCAATTATGTTTTCATCAGGGCTAAAACTAACAGAAAGCACCGGACGATTATGACCGTAAAATGTTTTTAAACACTGTGCTGTATCAGAATCCCAAACTTTTACAGTTCTATCGCTGCTACCACTAACTATTTTTTTTCCATCTGAATTAAAGGCGAACGACCAAATACTATCATCATGTCCTTTTAGGATTTTCGACGGTATTTTATTGCTTGTAGTTAAACAATTATTTAAATCATTTATCTGCCAAATGCGGATAACATTATCTTCATTACCAATATTTGCACAAGCAATTGTTTTTTCATCTTGACTAACAATTAATGAAGAAAGCCAATCTTTGGTTTTAAAAAGAGTATATATACATTGCTGAGAATCTATATCCCAAAAATTAATTGTATGTTGACTACCGCTAATGATTGTCCGATTATCGCTGCTAAGTATAGCCGAATGAACATAATCGGCACGCCCTTGCAAGGTTTTCAGACATTTTCCTGTAGTGACATCCCAAATTTTAACCGTTCTATCAACGCTCGCAGTTGCTAATATTTGATTTTTACTACCGAAAGCTATAGCGTTAATTTCAGAAAGATGTCCAGACAAACTTTGTAAATATAAACCAGTATCAATATCCCATATTTTAATAGTCTTTTCACCGCTACCAGTAGCTAAAAATTTTCCGTTATTACTAATATCAATTAAAGAAATATTATAACTTTGAGATTGTATTTCTATAGATTCAGAATTATTCAAATTCCAAACAGTTACAATCTTATCTCTAATACCGCAAGTCAAAATATCATTCTCTTTAGTATGCCCAAGAGATAAAATAATACCACTATTAGTTGAAAACCGATCGATCAATTCCTCTGTATTAATATCCCAAACAAAAATCGCACCATCGTCACAACCGAATATCAAAATATCATCTTCAGATAAAATTAGAGAACAAATACGACTTTGGGATTCAATTAATATCCGAGAATTACCCGTATTTAAATCCCAAGATATTATACTTCTGTTAGAATAGCCAAATAACTTGCTTCCATCTCGATGGAAAACAAGATTTTTGACTGTATGCTGATTCGGTGACTCTAAAGTTAAAATACATTCCCCAGTAGAAGCATCCCAAATTTTAATACTTCTATCTCGACTCGAACTAGCTATTTTTAAAGAATCTAAACTAAAAGCAACAGATTCCACTATAGTTTTATGTCCATGGTTTTTAAAAACCTGTTGATTTGTTTGCCATTTCCACAAACAAACTTCACCATCAATACTTCCGGTAACTAAAAACTCTTCAGTTGTATTAAAAGCAAGACTAAAAATAATTCCAAAGGTATTAGAAAAAGTCGTTTGTGTAAAGTGACTATTGCTAAAATCAACATTATTTAAACTTATTCCCTGTAAATTAGCTTGTCGAATATTTAAATTAGAGAAATCTTGATTGCTAATCTCAGATGATAGATGAGATAGCAAATTAATAATATTCCCTACAGCATACCCAGTAAGTAATGGTGACTTCCCTCGAAAATGACTAAGAATATTCCTTAAACTAGTTTCAACTTGATGCTGACTTCCTAAAATAACTTCTAAACCTTCAAGAATTGGTGTAATAATTAAACGTTTCTGTATATCTTGAATGTAATCTGGTGAAGTCGCTTTTAATAAAGCATGACTTTTAAATAATGAAATATCTCCAGAAGAGATTTCTTGAGATATTTGATCGATGTAATTCGTAGTCACATATTCCATGACTACAGACTGTAGTGAAAATTTAGATTTATTTTTCTCAATCAGGGAACGACGATTTAATGATTCTAATATTTCCAGTAAGCTAAATGGTTGTGAGACTAAATCGGATAATAACTCTTTTAAATCAACAGCATCTTGATTAATTGCTAACCAATATAATAAAGATTGCTCTAACTCCGACAAACGATTAAACTGCCGTGCTATCAGATTGCGAACATCACCAAACACCCTACTCCTATTACTTTGAACTAAAAACTCAGCAATATTTCCATCAAATAAATCTAAGACTGTAGAAGCGATAAATTTAAGATATAAAGGATTTCCCCCATAGTTGATAGTTAGCTGTTGCCAATTTGAATCTGTAGCATTAGTAATTCCTTTCCCTTGAAAAATCTGCTTAACTTCTGAAATACCCAAACCACTGATTTGTAAACAACGAGCAGGTAATTCCTTCCCTTCAATAGCAGAAATCTCTTTTGGCTTTTCCCGAGAAGTCATCAGCAAGCAACTTTGATGGGATGTTTCCCCTAACTTCTGAAAAAGTTCACCGTAGCTTTCATAACCCGATAAATAATTCCCTGCATAATTACTATCGCAGAAAACAGCATCAACATTATCAAAGACTATTAAACTACGTTGATTTTGTAGATACTCTATTAGCTTATTAATTAAAACAGAAATATTTCTAGCTAAATCAACTTCTTCACCATTAGATAAAACTTGTAATAAATTCGTAATTATTTCTAAAGGTGGTGGAGCATTACGTAAAGAAAACCAAATTGTCAAATCAAAATTATTTCTGAGATTTTGAATTACCTTTGCAGATAAACTTGTTTTTCCAATCCCACCAATACCTACCAGTGTAATTAAACGACAGCAATCAATAACAATCCACTTTTGTAGTATATTTAACTCCTCAGCACGACCGAAAAAAATCGAAACGTCCGGAACTTCACTGCAAAAATACTGATTTTGTTGATTATTTTTTGATAAAACTAACTTTGTATAATCGCTTTTATCCAACTCCAGATTAAAACCGCGAAAAAATCTTTCTAAAGTACGTCTATCAACAGCAATCTCTCGACGTAAAACCTTAGAGATAGTAGCTGGATCTAACTGAGTAACTTCAATTAAAGCTTCAATAGTATATGGTTTATCAGAATTATTTGTATTTTCCCATTCATGGAGAGAATTTTCTAATTTCTCCCACCCTCCATCGGTTAAAACAACTCCTCTACCCCTTCTTTGTACCGTCATAATTATCTTCAATCTCGAAGTTATGGATTTTATGGAATGTTAATTAACCTCACCCTCGTTCCCTCTCCGCTATCTTGGAGAGGGATGTCCGAAGCAGACTTTCACCACTTCTATTTCTTCTGCCTCCTCCTTACCTTCTCTTTAACAAGAAGAGGGATGTCCGAAGCGGACTTTCACTCTTTTCCCTCTCCTTAACAAGGAGAGGGATGTCCGTTAGGACAGGGTGAGGTTTTTATTAATGAAAAATCAAAATGTTTCTTAACTTCCCGAACTTCCCTGGTGTAGAAAATTAACAAGTGCCATCATGCTTATAGATGGAATTACAAATAAATCCACAACTCGCAGTTATTAATTAGATTATTCTCAAATAATTTAAAAGCTGTATAAACTGCTGCGGAATATGCGATTTATTTAGCAATTTGTAATTTACTAGTATTTATCTATAGCTTCTAAGAGGTAACTATGACTAACATTAACACCGAAAATCTACCACTCTGGGTACAAAATCGAGACACAGTATTGAAAGCAAACAAAAACGTACAATGGCGTTATGATAAACAACCAGATTACACTAAGTCTAATCAAAACTTTGCAAAAGAAAGTAAGCAAAATCACCCCGCAAATTCCCTTGAAGCACTGGTACAAAACTTAGTACGAACATTCGACATTGAAGCCAACTTTAAAACTGATCCTCAACAGTGGATATCCGTTGTTCAAGATAAGTTTCGCATGAGTACCAATGGTGGAACTAACTATAAATTAGAAGACTTAGTAGAATCAGGTACTTACAAATTATTGATTGGTGATACCCAACACTACAAAGCTTCAGAAGAAAACTTTGAAACTTCCACCAATCTTTTTCACTCCGCATTCCCCGAAGGCTTTTTATGGGAAGTAGTAGAAGTCTATTCTGCACCGCCAACAATTGCTGTTAAATGGAGACATTGGGGACATTTCCGAGGAGCTTATAAAGATTATGTCCCTACGGGAGAAACAATTGAAATCATTGGCATGAGTATTGTTAAAGTTACCGATGATTTAAAAATATTGTCCCTAGAACATTATTACGACAATACAAAATTCTTAGATAAGCTAACATCTGGTGGTAAAACTTCAGGTGGAGCAAAACAAACACCACCATCCTTACAACAAAAATTTTGGGGTTTCATCAAGCAGCTTTTGCGACCACAATTAAAGCCAGCAACCGTAAATTTACAAACTAGTCGCTGCCCTTTCGCAAACTTAATCAATAAATAAAAATTAAAAACTCTGCGTAACTCCGCGCTAACCTCTGCGTCACTCTGCGTTAATACAATTCATACTTCATTAACTGACAGGGCAAAGTGCCGTTATAAACAGCAATCCTCTGCGAAGACTTCAACCCAATATATTTAGCCAACTCCTTATTCCCACTCAACACAAATGCAGTCCACCCCTTAAAACGCTGCTTCATCACATCACCCAAAAGCTTGTAAAATTGACCTAAATCGCTATCTCTTCCCAAACGTTCCCCATAGGGTGGATTGCAAAACAAAACCCCACTATCTGCTGGTGCCGCGACATCAGCAAGCTCCATCTGTGAAAAATAAATATGATTCTCAACACCGCTATTCACTGCATTTACACTCGCTTGCTCGATGACATCCTCGTTATTATCGCTTCCCCAAATCGAAGCAGGAAGCGTATCCAACTGACAAGCTTCCGCTTCTGCAATCAACTGTTCTAAAAGCGACAAATCAAAATCTCTCCAAGTCTCAAAACCAAAAGATTCCCGAAATAAACCCGGTGCAATATTCAAAGACTTCAAACAAGCTTCTATCGGTAAAGTACCAGAGCCACAAAGCGGGTCATAGAACATTTGATCTGGTTGCCAACCCGAAAGTTCAATTAAAGCAGCCGCCAAAGATTCTTTTAACGGTGCAGCTCCAACCGCCGGACGATAGCCGCGACGGTGTAAACTTTTACCAGAGCTATCAAGACTTACAGTACAAAAATCATTGCGAATATGAACGTTAATGCGTAAATCAGGGTTGTAAAGCTCAACATCAGAACGTTCCCCGAAAACTTCCTGCTGCTGGTCAACTATGGCATTTTTAACCTGCAGCGCTGTAAAGTGAGTGTGGTTAAGTTCGTCATTTTTACCAGTAGCGTTTACAGCTAAAGTATCTTCCGGTGTCAGATAATCTTGCCACTCAATCGTTTGGATACCCTTATAAAGCTCTTTTGCATTTTTACAAGGAAATTTAATTACCTTGAATAAAATTCGGAAAGGTAATCTGGCCCATAGATTCACCCGGTAAAGTAAAGTGCGATCGCCTTCAAATTCAACACCGCAAAACCCAGGCTCCACCGACTTTGCACCCAATTGTTCTAATTCCTTCGCTGCTAAATCTTCCAATCCGCGAGCAACCGTTGCAAAATATTCGTTCATATATTCAAGTAATTATTTAAAACCTAATTTAATTAAACTATTAATTAAACAATTAATTAACTAATTTCCTTAATTACCGAAGCTACCAAAGCTGAGATAATAGCAATAAATACGAAAATTTCGATAACTTTAAGCAAGGAAAGAGATGATAGCCATTGCTTAACTATCACCATATTAAAATTAGAACGCCAACTATAAAAATTTTCTTGCCATAAACCAGGACTATCCTTACTACGAAATCGTAAATTAATCATAGATAAAATTAAGGGTACACTTCCAACCTTAATACTCATCAACACATGAAGCGCCAAGCAAATTACTAAAATTAACCAAGAAATAAGATGGGCATAATACCAAGAATGATTAAGTTCTCCTTGAGGTAGCCACTTTTCATCCATCATTTTGCCAGAACAAACGGCAAAAGTTACCGCCAAAATACTTAAAGTATTAACTAAACGGTGTAGAGAATACCACCACATTGGTTCTCCAAATTTAGTTAGGTTCTTAAAAGAATCCGGCTGAATTAATCTTCTTTGACCTCTATGAAAAGCATAGATAGCAAATAAAGGAAATATTAATAACGTCCATACTCCAAATGTCCCATGAATTCCCTCAATTTCTGTAAATTTGGGTAGGGAAATTGTCCCCCAACGTCCATCAAAAACATCATAAGTCCAAAAAGCAGTAATAATTGCTCCAATAGTAAATAAGCCAATTAAAGCGTGAAGAATGCGTAGTAATAATGGTTGATAAGGCTGATGAAATTTCGCTGACATAAAATAACGAACACAAGAATCATTTACTATTTATTAATGTAGGGGAGACCTTCTTTGGGTATGGACTATCCTCCCCAAATATTGCCGTTGTGTTGTCGCGCAGCGCAACACGCCATTATGAGTTTAAATCTTATAATAAATGTGGGACAACTAACGGGCAGGTCTAATATTTAATTCATATTTCCCAGACGTCTATCTAAATTCTTTTGAGTTCCAGAATTTTCTCTACCTGTTCTTACCCAAGCAATATCTTGATGAGAATCCCGTGTCATTTGTTCGTCACGCTCTGCATCACTTTGAAATCCCCCACGAGTTGGAAATCCGGCATTATTCCGAGGATTTTCAAACATATGATAAACTACAACCGCTTTTGTTTTACCCAAGAGATACTGCTGCGCTAAAGTATCCGTACCTCTAGCATCTCCAACAACAAAACCTTGATTTTTTTTCAGAGCATTATTAATTTGTTGACGGTAGTGTTTGTCAAATTCTGCTTGAGTTAAATCCAGGTGTCCGCTGATGAAATTAATGATTTGCTCGGTTGTCATGTTTTGATTTTATCAAGTAGCTCGATTAATTTTTTATTAAGAATGTCATATCCTTGATTATTCAAATGCAGTTCATTAGAAGCATATTCTTGCAACATCATTCCTTGACTATCAGCAATAATCGAGAAACTATCAAATATAACTCACGGGGTGACAACAATGATACAAACAAGACAGGGGTTAGGTTTTAGGGGTTAGGGATTAGGGAATGCAGGAGTTCCTTTAAGGTAGATGAAATTCCGAAAAATGGCATTGAACTGAAATTCACGATTCTGCCGAGGGATATTGTTCATCACTTATTGAGAATAATTTCCCCATCACCCAACACCCAAACCCTGTCCTCATTTCAAGCTGCTTGTCACCCCCTGAGCAAATATAATCACCTTATCTTTAGCTAATGTAGCTATATAAGCATTAACTTCTTCAACTGCCGATCGTAGATCAAAAAGGCTTACGTTGGCTGTAATTCTGCAATCTGCATTAACTTACATTAAAAAATTAAATTAAATCAATTAGTCTTAACCTAAAAAATCTCTTAACAACTTATTGATTTTCTCTGGCTTTTCAAAGTTAGGAAGATGAGCCGTGCCGGGTATTTCTTCTCCCCAAGCATTAGGAATAGTATCAACAATATACTGGCAGCGTTGCTTAATATGCGGGAAATCTAGTTCACCCCAAATAACAAGCACTGGTAACGATAAGACAGATAATCTTTCATAAGCGTTATTGGGTTCAATTTCTTGAGTAAGTTCAGGCATCCCTAAAGCAATACCATTCATATCAAGAAATAATTCTCTCAAAGCACTATTAACTCTTCCTTTCTGACTAGTTGCACCGTCAAGCCATAAGTTAGCTTCAATTGCATTAACACGCGCTAAATCGTTGGTTTCCTCCGCTTCCTTCAACGTATTAATACGTGCTTGAATATTAGGAGCAAACGTTTCCGGCGCAGGAGCGCCGCTGATAGCAGTTGAAATCAGCACAAGCTTAGTTACCCGTTGTGGATAAGCAAGAGTAAAATCGATCGCAATACGTCCACCTTGCGAACATCCGACTAAAAAAGTATTTGAGACTTCCAGTTTGTCAAGCACTTTTCGTAAATCTTCAATATGTGAAAAGGCTTGATCGGCAGTTGTCGTTTCACCGAAACCCCGGCGATCGTAAGCAACTACTTGATAGCTGTCGTTCAAACCAGCCATCTGATAATGCCACATACGTTTATCTGCAACGCCTGCATGGAGAAAAATTAATGGTTTGCCTTCTCCTGAACATTCAACCGCAAGTTCAGCACTACCTATGTTAAGTTTAAAAGTCTCCGCCATGATTAAAGAGCAACTTTTACAATTGTGTATCTTAGCTGACTATTTTAATGACTTTACCCGCAGTAATCAGATCCAGTGCATCACAAACATCGGGTATCAGAGGTACAAGCTCAGATAAGCAATTAATCAGCGCTACCATAACTACAACTGCAACTCCAGCCTGTTGTAAGTTTTGCTCATACCTTAAGTTTTAGTCTGTGGTGAGCAGAATTGTAAAACCTGCCTGATGCATAAGTACCCTACTCACCAGATTTCAACAAGATTGAACAAGACTTTGCCATTATCAAAAAAAGGCGGATTTATTCTCCCCCGGATGTCTCGCTTTACGACATCATTAAATCATACGGAAATTAATTGGAATGACTATAAATCCGAAAACGGACCGCCATTTGCAAAAACTTTGCTACCTTGATATGCACATTCAACTGAAAGACTTTTTTCATTCTTAATCATCTTTAAATTAAAAGCACTTAAAGAAACTCCTACCTCATCATTTGACTTAGAAGATATTTCTAATACAGGAGCTATTTTAGCTTCAGCGGCTGCTTCATGTAGAGATGCTATTGATTTCTGAGCTTGTACTTTCGCAAAACCAGGATGCCACTTAAATTCAATTAAACTCTCTTTTACAAAAGTAAAGCATTTTTTATTGGGGATAAAAAGAGGTCTTTTAGCCATAATAAGTTTTACAATTATAAGAAGAACAATACAATTATGGTTTACCACATTTCCCAATCTTGTCTGGGAGAAAAGTAATAGCGACATTCGCCGTAAAACTTCTGTAAATAATTCCCTGGATTTTGCTTTGCCCAACAATTTCCAACATTTAAATTATAAAAGTGAACTGCATCAATATATTGAGCATCAATCTGATTAAATACAAGCACTTCAGCTTGAGGATAAGTTGTAAAATTACTTGGAATTTCTAAAATTTCGCGTTTAATACGACCATAATCTGAGAACATATTTTTTAAAACATCAGGTTGTGTTATCGCCTGAGTTCTCATTTCTAAGATATTTTCTTTAGCATTGTTTGAAGCTGCATTCTCTTGATAAAACTTACAATCTAGTTCCCATAAAACAGCTTGATTTAGCCCGTGCAGACGGGCTTTGTAATTATAGCCCCAGCCTTACAGGCTGCGGGTGATTTTTATTGTAATAAACCCATCCCCAACCTGTTCAATTAGAGATAATATAGGAATCCGTTTTGAATATTGAAAAAATCTAGGTATTTGTAGGGTGTGTTACGACGCTAGTCTAACGCACCGAAACCCTTACATCATGGTGCGTTGCGCTTCGCGACAACACACCCTACGTATATTTCAAAAATCAATTAGGATTCCTATATTTTCAAAGTATTAATTATCCACCCATGACTCAAGCACCACTCAAATTAGTAGCCTTCTAAGCTGAGGGCTTATGTTCCATTGCGCTTAAAATGACGAATAATGCTATATTTCCCACCGTCGCATACGTAATTATTATGGCTAATCAAAAAACAGTTGCTATTCTCGGTGCCGGTGCTTGGGGAAAAGCTCTTACAACTCTTGCTCAAATTAACGCTCATGATGTACGAATATTCTCGCGTCGCGGTTCGCAAACTTTAGAACAAACCGTGGAAGGTGCGGATATTATTCTCAGCGCTGTTTCTATGAAAGGGGTAAGAGATGTTGCTTCTCAATTAAAATCTTTATCTGTTTCTCCTCAAACTATTTTTGTTACCGCTACTAAAGGTTTAGACCCTCAGACTACATGCACACCTTCGCAGATTTGGCAAGATAATTTTCCCGATAATCCAGTGGTGGTTTTATGCGGTCCTAATTTATCTAAGGAGATTACCAAGGAATTACCAGCAGCCACTGTAGTAGCTAGCAAGATTGAAAGTGCTGCCGAATCAACGCAGTTAGTATTTAATTCAACTCGATTTCGGGTTTACACAAATTCCGATCCTTTGGGAGTGGAATTAGGTGGAACTTTGAAAAATGTTATGGCGATCGCTGCTGGTGTATGTGACGGTTTGCAGTTGGGAACCAATGCCAAGGCTGCGCTAATGACTCGCGGGCTAACTGAAATGGTTCGTATCGGCGTACATTGGGGTGCGAAGCCAGAAACTTTTTACGGTTTATCGGGTTTGGGTGATATTCTAGCAACCTGCAACAGTCCTTTAAGTCGCAATTACCAAGTCGGATATCAATTAGGACAAGGTAAAACTCTTACAGAAATTCTTTCCCAACTTGAAGAAACTGCTGAAGGAGTAAATACAGCTGAAGTTTTGGTACACAGAGCCAAACAACAAAATATTTCCATGCCGATTACTCAAGAAGTTTACCGCTTGCTGAAAGCTGAAGTCACACCACGACAGGCGCTGATGGATTTAATGAAGCGAGATATCAAGCCAGAATACAACAATTAGTTTGGGAATTGGGGTTGTGGGGAAATGGGGGATGGGAAGACGAGGGGACAACAAGAGAACAGTGTGCTTACAACTCTCAATTACCAATTACCAATGCCCCATACCCTATTCCCAAATTCAAAATACCAAGATTCCCTGACGATTAATTAAAATTTCGTCAGGAAATAACTTGCATAGCTATGTAGATATGACTATGCATACGATTTA comes from Rivularia sp. PCC 7116 and encodes:
- a CDS encoding glycosyltransferase family 4 protein — its product is MKILIQHRHYENEISGVLTYINSIIPGLEATGTEIKTISSREDNLQKWLSLIFWADIVHMNSNDLLFAILCKALGKKIIIKYHYLFYQSTHTNYEEMTFTQRIKAELKRTLPKTDYPLKWKLYTFVKWAKLAARISTAFFADYHAACSDFLGDSCAFPWQVHTLYYPIELKHKNKFKAVGKLSKPYKFVFVGRLDGDKGVDILLRAIKIVQTQNYQFQVTIVGDGAQANQLKALASELDILNSVNFLGKIPNTEVTSKIEDALALVVPSRWQEPAGYVVLEASSVQTCSIVSKMGGLPEVAGPHNLFFENEDAQGLANCMKECLDNPEKTVERGLLSSEYVSKYFSSQGAAQEFMDVCTQLSPQTS
- the lipA gene encoding lipoyl synthase, producing MTVKPDWLRVKAPQWERVGNVKETLRDLSLNTVCEEASCPNIGECFKAGTATFLIMGPACTRACPYCDIDFEKKPQPLDPTEPSRLAEAVRRMKLNHVVITSVNRDDLPDEGASQFVRCIEAVRTISPKTTIEVLIPDLCGNWEALEIILKAQPEVLNHNTETVPRLYKRTRPQGDYQRTLELLKISRQIAPWIYTKSGIMVGLGETDEEIRQVMQDLRAVDCDILTIGQYLQPTQKHLKVGDFIHPEQFAGWKKYGEEIGFLQVVSSPLTRSSYHAEQVRELMKQYPREKTSELI
- a CDS encoding NB-ARC domain-containing protein; this encodes MTVQRRGRGVVLTDGGWEKLENSLHEWENTNNSDKPYTIEALIEVTQLDPATISKVLRREIAVDRRTLERFFRGFNLELDKSDYTKLVLSKNNQQNQYFCSEVPDVSIFFGRAEELNILQKWIVIDCCRLITLVGIGGIGKTSLSAKVIQNLRNNFDLTIWFSLRNAPPPLEIITNLLQVLSNGEEVDLARNISVLINKLIEYLQNQRSLIVFDNVDAVFCDSNYAGNYLSGYESYGELFQKLGETSHQSCLLMTSREKPKEISAIEGKELPARCLQISGLGISEVKQIFQGKGITNATDSNWQQLTINYGGNPLYLKFIASTVLDLFDGNIAEFLVQSNRSRVFGDVRNLIARQFNRLSELEQSLLYWLAINQDAVDLKELLSDLVSQPFSLLEILESLNRRSLIEKNKSKFSLQSVVMEYVTTNYIDQISQEISSGDISLFKSHALLKATSPDYIQDIQKRLIITPILEGLEVILGSQHQVETSLRNILSHFRGKSPLLTGYAVGNIINLLSHLSSEISNQDFSNLNIRQANLQGISLNNVDFSNSHFTQTTFSNTFGIIFSLAFNTTEEFLVTGSIDGEVCLWKWQTNQQVFKNHGHKTIVESVAFSLDSLKIASSSRDRSIKIWDASTGECILTLESPNQHTVKNLVFHRDGSKLFGYSNRSIISWDLNTGNSRILIESQSRICSLILSEDDILIFGCDDGAIFVWDINTEELIDRFSTNSGIILSLGHTKENDILTCGIRDKIVTVWNLNNSESIEIQSQSYNISLIDISNNGKFLATGSGEKTIKIWDIDTGLYLQSLSGHLSEINAIAFGSKNQILATASVDRTVKIWDVTTGKCLKTLQGRADYVHSAILSSDNRTIISGSQHTINFWDIDSQQCIYTLFKTKDWLSSLIVSQDEKTIACANIGNEDNVIRIWQINDLNNCLTTSNKIPSKILKGHDDSIWSFAFNSDGKKIVSGSSDRTVKVWDSDTAQCLKTFYGHNRPVLSVSFSPDENIIASCGGHSIIKLWNVETGECFQTIQERASYIIKFNCNGLILASGHTSGIVKLWDTNSAKCLQTLGNFGKPIISLAFSYDGNFIAYGSYDGTVTVWDINKNKSIAILQEKFSSPWSLTFSKDSNLLAVGRDSEIIQLWDIKAGKIVAFFQGDRHAEKVNITGVTGLTAARIANLIELGAYN
- a CDS encoding SnoaL-like polyketide cyclase, translating into MTNINTENLPLWVQNRDTVLKANKNVQWRYDKQPDYTKSNQNFAKESKQNHPANSLEALVQNLVRTFDIEANFKTDPQQWISVVQDKFRMSTNGGTNYKLEDLVESGTYKLLIGDTQHYKASEENFETSTNLFHSAFPEGFLWEVVEVYSAPPTIAVKWRHWGHFRGAYKDYVPTGETIEIIGMSIVKVTDDLKILSLEHYYDNTKFLDKLTSGGKTSGGAKQTPPSLQQKFWGFIKQLLRPQLKPATVNLQTSRCPFANLINK
- a CDS encoding class I SAM-dependent RNA methyltransferase, which codes for MNEYFATVARGLEDLAAKELEQLGAKSVEPGFCGVEFEGDRTLLYRVNLWARLPFRILFKVIKFPCKNAKELYKGIQTIEWQDYLTPEDTLAVNATGKNDELNHTHFTALQVKNAIVDQQQEVFGERSDVELYNPDLRINVHIRNDFCTVSLDSSGKSLHRRGYRPAVGAAPLKESLAAALIELSGWQPDQMFYDPLCGSGTLPIEACLKSLNIAPGLFRESFGFETWRDFDLSLLEQLIAEAEACQLDTLPASIWGSDNNEDVIEQASVNAVNSGVENHIYFSQMELADVAAPADSGVLFCNPPYGERLGRDSDLGQFYKLLGDVMKQRFKGWTAFVLSGNKELAKYIGLKSSQRIAVYNGTLPCQLMKYELY